From Zea mays cultivar B73 chromosome 3, Zm-B73-REFERENCE-NAM-5.0, whole genome shotgun sequence:
CCATCTGCCATCACCCGATAAGCGCTCTCGGGAATGGGAGGCGCGAATTCAATGTTCCAGTACGGCCTGGCCATGAGCATGAGGTCCTGGCCCGTTCGAGAGGCTCTGTACCCCTGCACCCATATGTACCTCAGCGAGGGCATCTGGAGCACGGCCACTGCCAGAGCTCGCTCGCTGAAGCAGCAGCCCCTCAGCTCGAGCTTCCGCAGGTTGGTGCATCCCGTTGCAAACTGGATCAATCCGTTGTCAGATTCACCAACGTTGCCGAGCAGCATGTATTGGATGTTCCCACTGTATAGTCCAATGTAACCGAGGCCTACGTCTGAAAGCCCTCCCGGTCTCAGGTAGAAGGCAAACCTCCGAAGTTTGACGCAGTTCCTCAGTAGGGCACGGACGCCGTTGTCAAGTGGCAGGTCTGTTATCTTCTTCTGTTTGTCAAGTAGAACAAGCCGGAAATCATAGAGATTCTTGCAGAAAGTGCCAATGGATTCCAGCGCCCCATTTGTGATATCAGATACATAGGCAGCTATGTACTCTAGTTCGCGGCAGCCAACGGCTACGGCTGTCAAACCTATCTGAGAGACTCCTCCCTGCTCTTCTTGGCCAGGATCATCGTCGCCACGCTCAATTCTGAGCCTTCGTAGCTTCTTGCATGTAGCAGCAACAACTTCTAGTCCTCTATCCCCAATCACATTCCTCACCTGTCGAGAGCATCTACCTTGTCAGTTGAAATTAGATAGTCACTTATTTTAGACACACGAGTAATATTAAAGATGTCCAAAAACATTACCTCGAGAACACTTAGGTTGGGGCATTTAGCAATAAGCTGACAGTGGTCTTCAGTGGTGAGGAAAGTGAACTGCAAGTCCAGTTTCTTAAGCATTGTGGAATACGGAAAGATAACTGGCATCTCGTTTTTACCCATGAAGGTAAGACCCCCTAAGAAGCATAGCCTAGGTGGGAAAATGACCTTTTCGTACTTGGTGTACTCTCCAACTTCAAAAAAGGCACCACCGGCGAATTCTTGCAATGCTTTGGAGGTTTGGAAAAACCCAATCAGATC
This genomic window contains:
- the LOC100281510 gene encoding Coronatine-insensitive protein homolog 1a-like, with amino-acid sequence MGGEVPEPRRLSRALSFGCGGVPEEALHLVFGYMDDPRDREAASLVCRLWHRIDALSRKHVTVGFCYAVEPARLLARFPRLESLALKGRPRAAMYGLIPEDFGAYAAPWVAELAAPLDCLKALHLRRMTVTDEDIAVLVRARGHMLQVLKLDKCSGFSTDALCLVARSCRSLRTLFLEECIIEDEGSEWLHELAVNNSVLVTLNFYMTELKVEPADLELLAKNCKSLISLKMGDCDLSDLIGFFQTSKALQEFAGGAFFEVGEYTKYEKVIFPPRLCFLGGLTFMGKNEMPVIFPYSTMLKKLDLQFTFLTTEDHCQLIAKCPNLSVLEVRNVIGDRGLEVVAATCKKLRRLRIERGDDDPGQEEQGGVSQIGLTAVAVGCRELEYIAAYVSDITNGALESIGTFCKNLYDFRLVLLDKQKKITDLPLDNGVRALLRNCVKLRRFAFYLRPGGLSDVGLGYIGLYSGNIQYMLLGNVGESDNGLIQFATGCTNLRKLELRGCCFSERALAVAVLQMPSLRYIWVQGYRASRTGQDLMLMARPYWNIEFAPPIPESAYRVMADGQPCVDTHAQVLAYYSLAGRRPDCPQWLVTLHPASL